One part of the Candida albicans SC5314 chromosome R, complete sequence genome encodes these proteins:
- a CDS encoding uncharacterized protein (Protein similar to ferric reductase Fre10p; possibly an essential gene, disruptants not obtained by UAU1 method), whose product MKLLQYIIVFIITSLNGSLVAASVGSPFTLYKGSKPFYSCNNQISDTVSFCIEATDYQCLCTNKNYLATVAGCLQTVGPSPSAVNGLVTFCGTRGVYFDSYNWFNDSLQLYLQQAKSKNQIQNFNKSSPLETPFILNQTALMLYQQTYNMYYANLDNSLYYGAACLGYWLLMLLVIGLVNWTKVLFPNFVKKLTSPIVNKWRKYISAPATFKRKKAEEQRLFKIVSHLILSRFDSMIVFGFYILVIVLHAINYPAIENEVRYKSQYLAHMKILGDRTAVVGIMLMPLIFLFAGRNNFLQWIVGLNYSTFVGYHRHLARIMFALFVIHAAAFSYLFGDNYNLVMSETNFIWAVVAIVCGGIIMFQALLYFRRKWYEVFLVAHIVLAIFWTVGLWYHVQYRGYVWLVLPSIAVWSFDRAVRLARLFAFGFPQADITLIADETLKVQVQKPKYWKSVPGGHAFIHFLDTKYFWQSHPFTFIEEESGSIIFFCKVKDGITRSLYNRLLSSPGKSTKVRVTVEGPYGEPTPARYADSAVFLAGGNGIPGIYSEVVDAAQGSSTGEKKNKFKLVWVVREWKSLFWFYQELVNLKDLDIDTTIYVTRPGIESFVEEYNNRFSESQAILSGDIHEKPKKDGVKVSVNKVDGEEEEEDSESDGMIDNIKSELDHIQFHEGRPNIEFLVDRFVEQSNGSIAFVACAHHSMVDEIRYYCAHKIDNPEKKRVDFYEQVQVWA is encoded by the coding sequence atgaaattgttaCAATATATCATTGtttttatcattacttCCTTGAATGGGTCCTTGGTCGCTGCTTCAGTAGGTTCTCCATTCACTCTTTACAAGGGCTCCAAACCTTTTTACAGCTgtaataatcaaatttccGACACTGTTTCGTTCTGTATCGAAGCAACTGATTATCAATGTCTTTGcaccaataaaaattatttagCCACAGTTGCAGGTTGTCTTCAAACTGTTGGGCCATCACCTTCTGCTGTCAATGGGCTTGTTACTTTTTGTGGTACCCGTGGCGTTTATTTTGATAGCTACAATTGGTTTAATGATTCACTTCAATTGTATTTACAACAAGCTAAATCGAAGAACCAGATTCAAAACTTCAATAAATCTTCGCCCCTTGAAACTCCGtttattttgaatcaaaCTGCTCTTATGCTTTACCAACAAACGTACAATATGTATTATGCCAATTTGGATAACTCCTTATACTATGGTGCCGCATGTTTGGGATATTGGTTGTTGATGCTTTTAGTTATCGGATTAGTTAATTGGACAAAGGTtttatttccaaattttgtCAAGAAGTTGACATCTCCTATCGTTAACAAATGGAGAAAGTATATCTCGGCACCAGCAActtttaaaagaaaaaaggcAGAAGAACAACGATTATTCAAGATTGTTTCTCATTTAATCCTTTCAAGGTTTGATTCGATGATTGTGTTTGGTTTTTATATCTTGGTAATTGTTCTCCATGCCATTAATTATCCGGCCATTGAGAATGAAGTACGCTATAAAAGTCAGTACTTGGCCCATATGAAGATTCTTGGAGATAGAACGGCAGTGGTTGGTATTATGTTGATGCCTttgattttcttatttGCTGGCAGAAATAACTTTTTGCAATGGATAGTTGGTCTCAATTACAGTACTTTTGTTGGTTATCATAGACATCTTGCAAGAATTATGTTTGCATTGTTTGTTATTCATGCTGCAGCATTTTCCTATCTATTTGGTGACAACTACAATTTGGTTATGTCAGAAACTAACTTTATATGGGCCGTTGTTGCCATTGTATGTGGTGGTATAATTATGTTTCAGGCTTTGCTTTATTTCAGAAGGAAATGGTATGAAGTATTTTTAGTTGCCCATATTGTCTTGGCCATATTTTGGACAGTTGGGTTGTGGTATCATGTCCAATACAGAGGGTATGTTTGGTTAGTTCTTCCAAGTATCGCCGTTTGGAGTTTTGATAGGGCGGTTAGACTTGCAAGATTATTTGCTTTTGGTTTCCCACAAGCCGATATTACCTTGATAGCTGATGAAACTTTAAAAGTCCAAGTTCAAAAGCCCAAATATTGGAAATCGGTCCCCGGCGGACATGcttttattcattttttggatacaaaatatttttggCAGAGTCATCCATTCACGtttattgaagaagaactgggtagtattattttcttttgcaaAGTCAAAGATGGTATTACTAGATCTTTATACAATAGGTTGCTTTCTTCCCCAGGTAAATCTACAAAGGTGAGAGTTACAGTTGAAGGTCCTTATGGCGAACCCACACCAGCTAGATATGCCGACAGTGCTGTTTTCTTGGCCGGTGGCAATGGTATTCCTGGTATTTATTCGGAGGTTGTCGATGCCGCACAAGGCAGTAGTACTGGcgagaagaagaataaattcaaattggttTGGGTTGTTAGGGAATGGAAATCATTGTTTTGGTTCTATCAAGAATTGGttaatttgaaagatttgGATATTGACACTACCATTTATGTCACTAGACCCGGTATTGAGTCATTTGTTGAAGAGTATAACAACAGATTTTCAGAATCCCAGGCCATTCTTAGTGGTGACATTCatgaaaaaccaaaaaaagacGGTGTTAAAGTTTCTGTAAATAAGGTCGACggggaagaagaagaagaagatagTGAAAGTGATGGCATGATTGACAATATTAAGCTGGAGCTCGatcatattcaatttcatgAAGGAAGACCAAACATTGAATTCTTGGTTGATAGATTCGTTGAACAATCAAATGGATCTATTGCTTTTGTTGCCTGTGCTCACCACTCAATGGTTGATGAGATTCGGTACTATTGTGCCCACAAAATTGACAATCCAGAGAAGAAGAGAGTTGATTTCTATGAACAAGTCCAAGTTTGGGCCTAA
- a CDS encoding uncharacterized protein (Has domain(s) with predicted ATP binding, ATP-dependent helicase activity, nucleic acid binding activity): MILRSTASGKRLPKIYYQSYFLSTKPQSNTESFAKYGILPYFQSKLNSWLNPGSQVKTPPTEIQTFILQNLLLNKKNVIVNQSNKPGKSLGLLLHALNLSLTKRPWYSVESRRIPQKPARSLDSVILVPTDEMVSKYHKYCEKLISPMEKNCVPVEVFKTNGPLHITRDPLTVKFLSRKKLPEITTDSSDSKLDTANHSQVMVTTLSGLLDTIQNDPDQFKFLRFFAIDQLDYFMKSVDLNGFSVVSQNAKGKYKNRLLETIRQIETLRKDTREERLTEFVKLAAQDLNETLTSQQIDEIVRIVSERRVAKFPKKFVCSDLMKEELAERLRYECLDNIQYCIVANPSHPHVLALNELFLQKDLASNSASDIEKKQLYIKNPETFKLKNIINRRFAMEDSLDLFKPLERTNKIESYFPVFHDGQVEDYKNVFNLPSHDQVRKLLEHFVGSKSSIKDYAKKYHSEKKLNSIEEYAEFINVISLGFKKRLPGSSLTVIVPAYINPEELKTKLAVELNDTIDRVLAVPEFLVSGTNLESESFMFAGLDTLMYQTAFTEGNIDKKLNLGVNEPYGDLLHVHIWRLLSSTSVSRKKRVIFALNGNNASSEDLSRIGQIFAFNNISGQLEIKPFVRVS; encoded by the coding sequence ATGATCCTACGATCTACTGCAAGCGGGAAGAGATTACCCAAAATATATTATCAACtgtattttctttctacAAAGCCCCAGTCTAATACAGAATCATTTGCCAAATATGGAATATTACCGTACTTTCAgtcaaaattgaatctgTGGTTGAATCCTGGCTCTCAAGTCAAAACACCACCGACAGAAATACAAACATTTATTTTGCAGAATTTgttattgaataaaaaaaatgtaattGTCAATCAATCTAACAAGCCTGGGAAATCATTGGGGTTACTATTACATGCTTTGAATCTATCGTTGACCAAACGGCCCTGGTATCTGGTTGAATCACGTCGAATTCCCCAGAAACCAGCAAGGTCGTTGGATTCAGTAATACTTGTTCCCACAGATGAGATGGTTAGCAAGTATCACAAATACTGTGAAAAATTAATCTCACCAATGGAGAAGAACTGTGTCCCAGTTGAGGTTTTCAAGACCAATGGGCCATTACATATTACAAGAGACCCATTGACAGTGAAATTTCTATCGAGGAAAAAACTACCGGAAATTACTACCGATTCCCTGGATTCAAAGTTAGATACAGCAAACCACTCTCAGGTGATGGTCACTACCTTATCAGGACTCCTCGATACTATTCAGAATGATCCTgatcaatttaaatttttgagGTTTTTTGCTATAGATCAACTAGATTATTTCATGAAAAGTGTTGATCTAAACGGATTTCTGGTGGTGAGTCAAAATGCAAAAGggaaatataaaaatagaTTGCTAGAAACAATACGGCAAATTGAAACTTTGAGAAAAGACACTCGGGAAGAAAGATTGACTGAATTTGTCAAGTTGGCCGCTCAGGATCTTAATGAAACTTTGACCTCGCAACAAATAGATGAGATTGTGAGGATTGTCTCTGAACGGAGAGTTGCAAAGTTCCCGAAAAAGTTTGTTTGTAGCGATCTAATGAAGGAGGAATTAGCAGAGAGGTTGCGGTACGAGTGTCTTGATAACATTCAATATTGCATTGTGGCGAATCCTCTGCATCCTCATGTTTTGgcattaaatgaattgttCTTGCAAAAAGATCTAGCATCAAACTCTGCAAgtgatattgaaaagaaacagTTGTATATTAAAAATCCTGAAACATTcaagttgaaaaatatcattaatcGCAGATTTGCCATGGAAGACTCATTGGATTTATTCAAGCCATTGGAGAGAACCAACAAAATTGAACTGTATTTCCCTGTGTTCCATGATGGCCAAGTTGAAGACTATAAAAATGTATTCAATTTACCGAGCCATGATCAAGTTCGGAAACTATTGGAGCATTTTGTGGGGTCGAAGTCTAGTATCAAAGATTACGCCAAAAAATACCATAGcgaaaagaaattaaattcaattgaagagTACGCTGAATTCATAAATGTGATATCTCTTGGTTTTAAAAAGAGATTACCTGGACTGTCGCTAACTGTGATTGTCCCTGCATACATCAATCcagaagaattgaaaacaaagcTTGCTGTCGAACTAAATGACACTATAGATAGAGTGTTAGCTGTTCCTGAATTCTTAGTATCTGGAACAAATCTAGAAAGTGAAAGCTTTATGTTTGCCGGATTGGATACGTTAATGTACCAAACTGCATTCACAGAAGGAAATATTGataagaaattgaatttgggTGTGAATGAGCCATATGGGGATTTGCTCCATGTTCATATTTGGAGGCTTTTATCCTCAACTTCAGTATCAAGAAAGAAGCGTGTTATATTTGCATTGAATGGTAATAATGCAAGTTCTGAAGACTTATCTAGAATTGGTCAAATATTTGCATTCAATAATATCTCAGGACAATTGGAAATAAAACCGTTTGTTCGAGTTTCTTA